From a region of the Malania oleifera isolate guangnan ecotype guangnan chromosome 12, ASM2987363v1, whole genome shotgun sequence genome:
- the LOC131144362 gene encoding myb family transcription factor IPN2-like isoform X1: MFHPKKASSMNSHDSRGMCVQGDSGLVLTTDPKPRLRWTVELHERFVDAVTQLGGPDKATPKTIMRVMGVKGLTLYHLKSHLQKFRLGKQPHKEFNDQSIKDGERASALELPRNAASSSGMIGRSMNEGNAHITYAIRMQLEVQRRIHEQLEVQRHLQLRIEAQGKYMQTILEKACQTLTGENNNINSNSYKAGSSSGIANAGVVPEMGSIKDYGSSPLNTFPCLQDLNIYGGGGSGSSGGGEPFDLHQNLDHQSAALLAEGFMPNNNNNNNNTSSAADTNNMCAGKKRSTTGKGPLVWSDDDDDHELHHHHHHHHHLQDQLGTTASTTAPSSTCLGPQEAADHHHHHHHHLRIAPMPMGAMALDRSDLDSISSIYETKPPVLVHGDHAAALAEKKLEPKLERPSPRRASLPINAMINAAAAAMPQGRNSPYG; this comes from the exons ATGTTCCATCCGAAGAAGGCTTCATCTATGAATTCACACGACAGTAGAGGGATGTGCGTTCAGGGAGACTCAGGGCTCGTTCTCACCACAGACCCAAAGCCCCGCCTCCGATGGACCGTCGAGCTTCACGAGCGTTTCGTTGATGCTGTCACTCAGCTTGGGGGACCTGACA AGGCTACGCCGAAAACCATCATGAGAGTAATGGGTGTGAAGGGTCTCACTCTTTACCATCTAAAGAGCCATCTTCAG AAATTCAGGCTTGGAAAGCAACCTCACAAGGAATTCAATGACCAATCCATTAAAGATGGGGAGAGAG CATCCGCCCTAGAACTTCCAAGAAATGCGGCATCTTCTTCTGGGATGATAGGCCGCAGCATGAATGA AGGTAACGCGCACATCACTTATGCCATTAGGATGCAACTGGAGGTGCAGAGAAGAATCCATGAACAATTAGAG GTACAAAGGCACCTTCAGTTGAGGATTGAGGCACAGGGGAAGTACATGCAAACTATACTGGAAAAAGCTTGTCAGACCCTTACCGGCGAGAATAACAACATTAATTCAAACAGCTATAAAGCTGGTAGCAGTAGTGGTATTGCAAATGCAGGAGTGGTTCCGGAGATGGGAAGCATCAAGGACTATGGGAGTTCCCCTTTGAATACCTTTCCATGCCTTCAAGATTTGAATATATACGGAGGAGGCGGCAGTGGCAGCAGCGGCGGAGGAGAGCCATTCGATCTTCACCAAAACCTTGATCATCAGTCGGCAGCACTGCTTGCGGAAGGGTTTATgcccaataataataataataataataatacctctTCTGCTGCAGATACCAATAATATGTGTGCAGGGAAAAAGAGGAGTACGACTGGGAAGGGGCCTTTAGTTTGGTCGGATGATGATGACGATCATGAGctccatcatcatcatcatcatcatcatcatctacaAGATCAATTGGGAACTACTGCTTCTACAACAGCACCATCTTCCACCTGCTTGGGACCTCAAGAAGCAgctgatcatcatcatcatcatcatcatcatcttcgaATTGCACCCATGCCCATGGGAGCTATGGCCTTGGATAGATCAGATTTAGACTCTATTTCTAGCATTTATGAAACTAAGCCCCCAGTTCTAGTCCATGGAGATCATGCAGCTGCCCTGGCTGAGAAGAAATTGGAACCGAAACTTGAGAGGCCATCGCCGAGAAGGGCGTCACTTCCAATTAATGCCATGATCaatgctgctgctgctgccatGCCACAAGGAAGAAACTCACCATATGGATGA
- the LOC131144362 gene encoding myb family transcription factor IPN2-like isoform X2 produces MFHPKKASSMNSHDSRGMCVQGDSGLVLTTDPKPRLRWTVELHERFVDAVTQLGGPDKATPKTIMRVMGVKGLTLYHLKSHLQKFRLGKQPHKEFNDQSIKDGERASALELPRNAASSSGMIGRSMNEMQLEVQRRIHEQLEVQRHLQLRIEAQGKYMQTILEKACQTLTGENNNINSNSYKAGSSSGIANAGVVPEMGSIKDYGSSPLNTFPCLQDLNIYGGGGSGSSGGGEPFDLHQNLDHQSAALLAEGFMPNNNNNNNNTSSAADTNNMCAGKKRSTTGKGPLVWSDDDDDHELHHHHHHHHHLQDQLGTTASTTAPSSTCLGPQEAADHHHHHHHHLRIAPMPMGAMALDRSDLDSISSIYETKPPVLVHGDHAAALAEKKLEPKLERPSPRRASLPINAMINAAAAAMPQGRNSPYG; encoded by the exons ATGTTCCATCCGAAGAAGGCTTCATCTATGAATTCACACGACAGTAGAGGGATGTGCGTTCAGGGAGACTCAGGGCTCGTTCTCACCACAGACCCAAAGCCCCGCCTCCGATGGACCGTCGAGCTTCACGAGCGTTTCGTTGATGCTGTCACTCAGCTTGGGGGACCTGACA AGGCTACGCCGAAAACCATCATGAGAGTAATGGGTGTGAAGGGTCTCACTCTTTACCATCTAAAGAGCCATCTTCAG AAATTCAGGCTTGGAAAGCAACCTCACAAGGAATTCAATGACCAATCCATTAAAGATGGGGAGAGAG CATCCGCCCTAGAACTTCCAAGAAATGCGGCATCTTCTTCTGGGATGATAGGCCGCAGCATGAATGA GATGCAACTGGAGGTGCAGAGAAGAATCCATGAACAATTAGAG GTACAAAGGCACCTTCAGTTGAGGATTGAGGCACAGGGGAAGTACATGCAAACTATACTGGAAAAAGCTTGTCAGACCCTTACCGGCGAGAATAACAACATTAATTCAAACAGCTATAAAGCTGGTAGCAGTAGTGGTATTGCAAATGCAGGAGTGGTTCCGGAGATGGGAAGCATCAAGGACTATGGGAGTTCCCCTTTGAATACCTTTCCATGCCTTCAAGATTTGAATATATACGGAGGAGGCGGCAGTGGCAGCAGCGGCGGAGGAGAGCCATTCGATCTTCACCAAAACCTTGATCATCAGTCGGCAGCACTGCTTGCGGAAGGGTTTATgcccaataataataataataataataatacctctTCTGCTGCAGATACCAATAATATGTGTGCAGGGAAAAAGAGGAGTACGACTGGGAAGGGGCCTTTAGTTTGGTCGGATGATGATGACGATCATGAGctccatcatcatcatcatcatcatcatcatctacaAGATCAATTGGGAACTACTGCTTCTACAACAGCACCATCTTCCACCTGCTTGGGACCTCAAGAAGCAgctgatcatcatcatcatcatcatcatcatcttcgaATTGCACCCATGCCCATGGGAGCTATGGCCTTGGATAGATCAGATTTAGACTCTATTTCTAGCATTTATGAAACTAAGCCCCCAGTTCTAGTCCATGGAGATCATGCAGCTGCCCTGGCTGAGAAGAAATTGGAACCGAAACTTGAGAGGCCATCGCCGAGAAGGGCGTCACTTCCAATTAATGCCATGATCaatgctgctgctgctgccatGCCACAAGGAAGAAACTCACCATATGGATGA